The Nocardia sp. BMG51109 nucleotide sequence TGGGCACCGGCCGTGTCGGAATCGCGGTCGTATCCGCCTCGCCCGAGGGGGTCTGCTTCGAGGCTCCCGGCGATGTGGGGGCCGGTGGGGTGGTGCTCTGGCTACCGGGGCCCGCGGCACCCCGTCCGGCCTGCGGCACCGGCCTGGTCGGGGCCGACTCCGCGCCGGCGTCGCTCGACCCCTGGTCGGATTGTGCCCCGCTGCCGGAGGCGCCCGGCTTGTTCGCACCCGGCGGCGTCGGAGACGGTCCGGGCGTGTCGCGGCGGAATATGCGCTGTGTCTTCCCGGCGTCGGGTCCGTTCGCCCGCTCCGGGGGCTCGGCGCCCGGGGACCCCGGCTGTGCCTGCCGCTCGGGCTTCTGGTCGTCGTTCGGGTCGGACACGCGCTATACCCCTTGGTCAACGTCAACAATGAATTCGAGGGCCAGCCTAACGAGCATTTCGGGCGGAAGTGCACATTGCGGTGCTACCGACCCGAACGAAACGGCGTGTAGATAATGTCCTCATGACCTCCTTCGGCGATCTGCTCGGACCCCAGCCGGTTTTGCTCCCCGAACTCCCCGATGTGGAGGATGCGCTGGCGGATAACCAGGACCCGGTCCAGGTGGCCGCCGCGCACCCGACCGCGTCGCTCGCCTGGGCCCAGCTGGCCGAGGACGCACTGGACCGCGCCACCGCCGCGGGCACCGATCTGGACGGCGCGAGCCCGATCGGCCACGACGTGATCGCCGCCTACGCCTTCGCCCGCACCGGCTACCACCGCGGCCTGGACCTGTTGCGCCGCAACGGCTGGAAGGGCTTCGGCCCGGTGCCGTGGAGCCACGAGCCCAACCGCGGCTTCCTGCGTGCCGTCGGCGCGCTGGCCCGGGCGGCCCGCGCCATCGGCGAGTCGGACGAGTACGCCCGCTGCCTGGACCTGCTCGAGGACTGCGATCCGCGGGCCGCGGCCGAACTGGGCCTGGACTGAGCGAGACCCGTTCGACGTTGTGACTCCCGCGACATCGCTCCGGATCGAGGCTGTCCGCGACAGCGGGCGGGACCGCCTGCGCACCGCGTCCCGGCGCCTGCGCCGCTCCGCGCTGCCGATCGTGCAGTGCGCCGTCGGCGCCGCGCTGGCCTGGTTCCTGGCGCACCGTGTGGTCGGCCACCCGCAGCCGTTCTTCGCGCCGATGGCCGCCGTCATCTCGATGGGCGTGTCGTTCGGGGCGCGGCTGCGGCGGTCGGTGGAGCTGGTGGCCGGCGTCGCGGTCGGCATCGGCATCGGCGACTTCTTCATCGCCCGGGTCGGCGCGGGCACCTGGCAGATCGCCCTGGTGGTCGCGATCGCGATGGCGATCGCGATCTTCCTCGACGGCGGTGCGATCATCCCGATGCAGGCGGCCAGTTCCGCGGTGCTGGTGGCGACGCTGATGCCGCCGCACACCGGCGGCGGCGCCAACCGCATGATCGACGCCCTGATCGGCGGGCTGGTCGGCATCCTGGTCGTGGCCGTCATCCCGCTGCATCCGGTGCGGCGCGCCCGCCAGCAGGCCGCCGACATCCTGTCGGTGGTCGGCACGTCGCTCGTCGACTGTGCCGAGGGGCTGCACGAGCAGGACCCCGAAAAGATCCGGGCGGCACTGGAATCGGCCCGCGGCACGCAGCCGCAGATCGACGGGCTGCGCAGCGCGCTGGAGGGCGGCCGCGAGGTCAGCCGCATCTCGCCGCTGTACTGGAATTCGCGGAAGCGGCTGGAGGCCGTCCGCGCCGCCGCCGATCCGCTCGACAACGTCGTGCGCAACACCCGCGTGCTGCTGCGCCGCGCGCTGACGCTGGTGCGCGACGACGAGATTCTCGACCCGCGGCTGGTCGACGAGGTGGAGGAACTCGGCAAGGCGGTGGACGTGGTGCGCCGCTACATGCTCGCCGACCCGGGCGAGCAGCCCGACGCCGCGGAGTCGACGCGGGTGGTGCGCCGGGTCGCCAAGGGCGCCACCAAGGATCTGGTGGACGGGGCCGGGCTGTCGGCGCACGTGGTGTTCGCCCAGTTGCGTTCCATCGTGGTCGATCTCATGCAGGTGTGCGGGGTGCAGCGGCTGTCGGCGATCGCGTTGCTGCCGACGACCGTGCGGAACCCCTATGTGCCGCCGGAGGACTGAAACGCCGGCGGGTGGGTTTGCCACCGGATCGCCCACTCGCGCAGGCGATTCGGACTACGCAGCCGTGCACGTGCAGCACGGCCGAACTGCGGGGCACCCGGTCCGCGCTGTGCGACGGGGCCATTGATCTTCGGGTAGTGCACTACTCGTGTCGGCGGTCCCGCCGGCTCGTAGCTTTATCGGTGACCGCGTCGACGAGGGGTGGCGCGGTCGGAACTTCGCGAAGGCGGCGGAGATTCCGGCCATATGGTGTGGTGGCCGGTCCGCCCTCGAGCGAAGCGGGCCGCTCGGTTCTCGAGGTCGTATCGAGCGGCCCGACCGGGAGGGGAATATTGGGGGGAAAGGGTGGTGGCGGTCGGCGCGGCGCACCGGGTGCTGTTACGTCCAGAACCAGGTGAGGCTGCTGCCGTACCGCCACCACTGCCAGGGGACCCCGGACAGGTCGAAGAGGGTGTCGACGAGCTGGTAGAACGCGTCCCGCACCGGGGGGATGCCGATCAGCAGGGCGAACAGCAGCAGGAAGCCCCACGGCTTCACCTGGTCGAGCGAGCGCCGCGTCTGATAGCTCAGCGACGGTTCCAACAGGCCGTAGCCGTCCGTTCCGGGCACCGGGATCAGGTTCAGCACGGTCGCGATGATCTGCAGATAGGCCAGGAAGCTCAGGCCGAACCAGAACGCCGGATGCGAGTCCGACGACCCGAACAGTCGCACCACCACCAGCAGCACCACCGCGA carries:
- a CDS encoding DUF3151 domain-containing protein, which gives rise to MTSFGDLLGPQPVLLPELPDVEDALADNQDPVQVAAAHPTASLAWAQLAEDALDRATAAGTDLDGASPIGHDVIAAYAFARTGYHRGLDLLRRNGWKGFGPVPWSHEPNRGFLRAVGALARAARAIGESDEYARCLDLLEDCDPRAAAELGLD
- a CDS encoding aromatic acid exporter family protein — its product is MTPATSLRIEAVRDSGRDRLRTASRRLRRSALPIVQCAVGAALAWFLAHRVVGHPQPFFAPMAAVISMGVSFGARLRRSVELVAGVAVGIGIGDFFIARVGAGTWQIALVVAIAMAIAIFLDGGAIIPMQAASSAVLVATLMPPHTGGGANRMIDALIGGLVGILVVAVIPLHPVRRARQQAADILSVVGTSLVDCAEGLHEQDPEKIRAALESARGTQPQIDGLRSALEGGREVSRISPLYWNSRKRLEAVRAAADPLDNVVRNTRVLLRRALTLVRDDEILDPRLVDEVEELGKAVDVVRRYMLADPGEQPDAAESTRVVRRVAKGATKDLVDGAGLSAHVVFAQLRSIVVDLMQVCGVQRLSAIALLPTTVRNPYVPPED